The following coding sequences lie in one Miscanthus floridulus cultivar M001 chromosome 9, ASM1932011v1, whole genome shotgun sequence genomic window:
- the LOC136482459 gene encoding uncharacterized protein, producing MATAVSTPADLSPAPAPRRRGRPPKNPAPADPASPLSAPAEEVIGDYERQRAARIRENMERMQKLGILDLAHNLSQSAASGRGAGSGRRRRKPVEPASVDAARVKPAPPAPSRRSLRLKDVELVSYCETEPKKEKHSADGKTVVIEVGAKEEIYTEEHDKLLGTCNTPWTLFVDGYGKDGKRIYDQVRGQTCHQCRQKTLGHRTSCCKCQIVQGQFCGDCLYMRYGEHVLEVKKNPNWICPVCRGICNCSICRSKKGWFPTGSAYRKVVGLGYKSVAHFLIATHRASSVDSEDSSSADKKKLLSAKSETSCISDHDGLDANESPEDGETSSKAKLNKATRCQVNKSSDGDKDGSISESVVTSDCQDDQANKDAGCVTPSSKPMPRKRKYVERSPDCIASRLRSRLNMP from the exons atggccaccgccgtttCCACCCCCGCGGACCTGTCGCCGGCGCCGGCACCGAGACGGCGGGGCCGGCCGCCGAAGAACCCGGCCCCCGCCGACCCGGCGTCCCCGCTGTCCGCGCCGGCGGAGGAGGTGATTGGGGACTACGAGCGGCAGAGGGCCGCGAGGATCCGGGAGAACATGGAGCGGATGCAGAAGCTCGGCATCCTCGACCTCGCGCACAACCTCAGCCAGTCCGCAGCCTCGGGTCGGGGTGCCGGCAGCGGGCGGCGGCGACGGAAGCCCGTGGAGCCGGCGTCCGTTGACGCGGCCAGGGTGAAGCCCGCGCCGCCGGCGCCCTCGCGGAGGTCGCTCAG gtTGAAGGACGTGGAACTAGTAAGCTATTGTGAAACTGAGCCAAAGAAAGAGAAGCACTCTGCAGATGGCAAAACAGTGGTAATAGAGGTAGGAGCCAAGGAAGAAATATACACCGAAGAGCATGACAAGCTCTTGGGTACATGCAACACTCCTTGGACTCTCTTTGTCGATGGCTATGGCAAGGATGGAAAGCGCATCTATGATCAAGTGAGGGGCCAAACCTGTCATCAGTGCCG ACAGAAAACTCTTGGTCATCGTACAAGCTGCTGTAAATGCCAGATTGTCCAAGGGCAGTTTTGTGGAGATTGTTTGTACATGAG GTATGGTGAGCATGTGTTAGAAGTTAAGAAGAATCCTAACTGGATATGTCCAGTTTGCCGTGGCATCTGTAATTGCAGTATATGCAGATCTAAGAAAGGATGGTTCCCTACTGGTTCTGCGTATAGGAAG GTGGTTGGACTTGGGTACAAATCTGTGGCACACTTTTTAATTGCAACACATCGAGCGTCATCAGTTGACTCAGAGGATTCAAGCTCAGCTGACAAAAAGAAGTTGCTGTCTGCTAAATCTGAAACCTCATGCATTTCTGATCATGATGGCCTGGATGCCAATGAGAGCCCAGAGGATGGAGAAACGAGCAGCAAAGCTAAGCTGAACAAAGCAACTCGCTGCCAAGTGAACAAGAGTTCTGATGGCGACAAAGATGGTAGCATAAGCGAGTCCGTGGTGACATCTGATTGCCAGGATGATCAAGCCAACAAGGATGCTGGGTGTGTCACTCCATCTTCCAAGCCAATGCCAAGGAAGAGGAAGTACGTTGAACGAAGCCCTGACTGCATCGCAAGCAGGCTGCGGTCTCGGCTCAACATGCCATGA